One genomic region from Terasakiella sp. SH-1 encodes:
- a CDS encoding methyl-accepting chemotaxis protein: MKNWSITKKLLVSPVIFTVALIFLSWLSYTGVQTIRTTMDSLFNENTAKVVKALDFQESLSALNGGLFRMISWAASNMTDEESQKAMRESLRSNLNGLEIDLKLLIKKHQFRGEEKKAVDKITTLFGHYKTAAIDVIDTAETDATMAVVYMFEADDLFSQVNQGLESQVDNWRETADLQFTSANNSIDQTIQADAIILVIVLIGVFALTLLLANSISRPVRFMTKAMQALANGNLNIDIPNDERRDEVGEMAGALSVFKDNLVEMDEMRANQEHERQKREQDNRNQMMRLADHLESSVSSVIGSLGNKTGDILNVCNNNGNVSAEHATSQSMEVAEASERTTTNADTVAAATAELSSAISEIGQQVTQSTDIANEAVSKASAANEKVNGLAIAAQRIGEVVNLITDIAEQTNLLALNATIEAARAGDAGKGFAVVASEVKNLANQTASATDEIAKQITEIQGATGEAVDAIEDISSTIHQIDQIAATIAASVEEQDATTRDIAQNVQNVSRDAQAVADRIVNMTRNAAKSHNTAIQVTWAAEDLKEPTDLLNREVEGFLGSIRQ; encoded by the coding sequence ATGAAAAATTGGAGCATTACGAAGAAACTCCTCGTTTCTCCGGTGATCTTCACCGTTGCCCTGATCTTTTTGTCCTGGTTATCGTACACAGGCGTTCAAACGATCCGTACCACCATGGATTCGTTATTTAATGAAAACACGGCTAAGGTGGTTAAAGCCCTTGATTTTCAGGAATCCCTAAGCGCCCTTAATGGTGGCTTGTTTCGTATGATCAGCTGGGCAGCCAGCAATATGACTGATGAAGAATCGCAAAAAGCCATGCGCGAGTCTTTACGTTCCAACCTGAACGGACTGGAAATTGATCTCAAACTACTGATCAAAAAGCATCAGTTCCGCGGGGAAGAAAAAAAGGCTGTTGATAAGATCACCACTCTTTTTGGTCATTATAAAACAGCCGCCATTGATGTCATTGATACGGCTGAAACAGATGCAACGATGGCCGTTGTTTACATGTTTGAAGCTGATGATCTTTTTTCACAGGTCAATCAAGGGCTTGAAAGTCAGGTTGATAACTGGCGAGAAACTGCGGACCTCCAATTCACTTCGGCAAATAACAGCATTGATCAAACCATTCAGGCCGATGCCATTATTCTGGTGATTGTCTTAATCGGTGTCTTTGCCCTCACCTTGTTGCTTGCCAATAGTATTTCACGCCCTGTTCGCTTTATGACCAAGGCCATGCAAGCACTGGCAAACGGAAACCTCAATATTGATATCCCCAATGATGAACGTCGTGATGAAGTTGGTGAAATGGCCGGTGCCCTCAGTGTCTTTAAAGACAATCTTGTCGAAATGGATGAAATGCGGGCCAATCAGGAACACGAACGTCAAAAACGTGAACAGGATAATCGCAATCAGATGATGCGTCTGGCCGATCATCTGGAAAGTTCCGTATCCTCGGTAATTGGCAGCCTTGGTAACAAAACAGGGGATATCCTCAACGTCTGTAACAACAATGGCAATGTTTCTGCCGAACATGCCACCAGCCAGTCCATGGAAGTTGCCGAAGCGTCTGAACGCACAACAACCAATGCCGATACGGTCGCAGCAGCCACAGCTGAACTCTCCTCCGCCATCAGCGAAATTGGGCAACAAGTTACCCAGTCCACCGACATTGCCAATGAAGCTGTTTCCAAAGCCAGTGCTGCAAATGAAAAGGTCAATGGCCTTGCCATCGCCGCCCAGCGTATTGGGGAAGTGGTGAATTTGATTACCGATATTGCCGAACAGACCAACCTACTGGCCCTGAACGCAACCATTGAAGCCGCACGTGCTGGTGATGCAGGGAAAGGCTTTGCGGTTGTCGCCTCAGAAGTCAAAAACCTTGCCAACCAGACAGCTAGTGCCACCGACGAAATCGCCAAACAAATCACCGAGATTCAGGGGGCAACAGGGGAAGCCGTAGATGCCATTGAAGATATTTCAAGCACCATCCATCAAATTGACCAGATCGCAGCCACAATCGCAGCATCAGTGGAAGAACAGGATGCCACCACCCGTGACATTGCGCAAAATGTGCAAAATGTCTCACGTGATGCCCAGGCTGTTGCTGACCGGATCGTTAATATGACGCGAAATGCTGCCAAATCCCACAACACGGCGATTCAAGTCACCTGGGCTGCAGAAGATTTGAAAGAACCGACCGATTTGCTCAACCGCGAAGTCGAAGGGTTCCTGGGCAGTATTCGTCAATAA